One stretch of Nitrospirota bacterium DNA includes these proteins:
- a CDS encoding adenylate/guanylate cyclase domain-containing protein: MNYDAIEKSYWEAQSKRIAALRDKINARPPVGDGRIVPEDTDLSIGDGRRLSMAVMFIDICGFSSRPMETVAEQDLMLRVLNLFFTEMIRIAEDYGGNVEKNTGDGLLIYFNDNEGSPPETGSKRSVACALTMLATTKHLINPILNNSNTKPIELRVSIDYGNVTIARIGAPKRFNANAAIGATANFASKVMRFASAGDIVIGESARKQLPESWRNIWTELVPEPTGWTYTHDGSPYKLYKYKGRWKDFI, from the coding sequence TTGAATTACGACGCTATAGAAAAAAGCTATTGGGAAGCGCAGAGCAAGAGGATCGCGGCTCTGCGGGACAAAATCAATGCACGTCCACCAGTCGGTGATGGGCGCATCGTACCGGAAGACACCGACCTTTCGATTGGGGATGGTAGGCGGTTATCGATGGCGGTAATGTTCATCGATATTTGCGGTTTTTCTTCACGTCCAATGGAAACTGTGGCAGAGCAGGACTTAATGTTGCGCGTCCTGAATCTATTTTTCACAGAGATGATCCGAATCGCAGAAGATTACGGTGGAAACGTCGAGAAAAATACAGGCGACGGACTTTTGATTTACTTTAACGATAACGAAGGAAGTCCACCAGAGACTGGCTCTAAAAGAAGTGTTGCCTGCGCTTTGACGATGCTGGCGACAACAAAACACCTGATAAACCCCATCCTAAACAACTCGAATACGAAACCGATCGAGCTCAGGGTGTCGATTGACTACGGTAATGTAACGATAGCCAGAATTGGCGCGCCAAAGAGATTCAACGCAAATGCTGCTATTGGAGCTACCGCTAACTTTGCGTCAAAAGTAATGCGATTCGCGAGCGCTGGTGACATTGTCATAGGCGAATCTGCCAGGAAGCAACTTCCAGAGTCCTGGAGAAACATCTGGACGGAGCTTGTGCCTGAGCCTACTGGTTGGACTTACACGCACGACGGTTCACCCTACAAGCTATATAAATACAAAGGGCGCTGGAAAGACTTTATATAA